The genomic region CTCACCGTTGTTGACGCGCATGCGTCCGCTGACGTTGCGGGTGTGGGGTTTGCCATCGACCTTGAAGTGCCATTGCACCTGGCGACCATGGCCGTAAGGCAGGCATTCGTGGTCGACCAGATCATCGGGGGTCTGGGGCGTACCGTGGAGGGCCAGGTAGTCCGGGCTGGCGCAGTAGACGCGCTGCACACTGGCGATGCGCCGGGCGATCAGGGTCGAGTCTTCCAGGGTGCCGATGCGCAGCACCAGGTCGTAGCCTTCGCTGATCAGGTCTACCGGGCGGTCGCTGAGGTCGACTTCCACGGTGACGTGGGGGTGGCGTTGCAGGAACAACGGCAACAGGCTGCCCAGGTGCGCCATGGCAAACGACAACGGTGCGCTCAGGCGGATGGTGCCTCGGGGGTCGGTGTTTTGCCCGGTGATGCCCTGCTCCACTTGCTCGACTTCACTGAGCAGGCGCAGGGCGGATTCGTAGTAACTCTGGCCCAGGGGCGTGACGTCCAGGCGGCGGGTGGAGCGGTTGAGCAGGCGTACGCCGAGGCGCTCTTCCAGCTGGATCAGGCGGCGGCTGACAAATTGCTTGGACAGGCCAAGGTGTTCGGCGGCGGCGGTGAAGCTGCCGGATTCCATGACCTGGCAAAACAGGCGCATGTCTTCGAAGGGGTTCATTGTCGCTTCTCGGTGGACGCTGGGCTGTTTTATAGCCGGTCAGTCGCCACACCACAAATCAAAATGTGGGAGCGGGCTTGCTCGCGAATGCGGTGGGTCAGTCGGTACATGTATTGACTGGCACACCGCATTCGCGAGCAAGCCCGCTCCCACATTGGATTACCTACACATCCGAGAGCGGGTTACTTGGCCGCCAGCGCCGAGTAGCTGTTCATCAGGTTGCGATAGTTGGGAATGCGCGGCGACAGCAGGTTGGCCAGGCCTTCCATGTCGTTGCGCCAGTCCCCTTGCAGCTCGCAGGCCACCGAGAACCAGTTCACCAGCTGCGCACCAGCAGCCGTCATCCGCGCCCAGGCGGCCTGTTGCACGGTTTCGTTGAAGGTGCCCGACGCATCGGTGACCACGAACACTTCAAAGCCTTCAGCCAGGGCGGACAGCGTCGGGAAGGTGACGCAGACATCCGTCACCACACCGGCAATGATCAGTTGCTTGCGCCCGGTGGCTTTCACCGCCTGAACGAAGTCCGCGTTGTCCCATGCGTTGATCTGGCCAGGACGCGGGATGTACGGCGCGTCCGGGAACAGTTCTTTCAACTCCGGCACCATCGGGCCGTTGGGGCCGTTTTCGAAGCTGGTGGTGAGGATGGTCGGCAGCTTGAAGAACTTGGCCAGGTCCGCCAGGGCCAGCACGTTGTTCTTGAACTCGTTGGGCGAGAAGTCCTGCACCAGCGAGATCAGGCCGGTCTGGTGATCCACCAGCAGGACCACGGCGTCGTCTTTGTTCAGGCGTTTGTAAGTCATGGAAACACTCCTTTGGGGTTAGATTCAGAAGGCAAAACACGAGCAGCCAAACGCGCCCCAGAAACCCTGGAAGTCGCTGACCGGCACGTTCGAGAGACGCGCCCGTTCATGGCTATGGGAATGCACACCACAGGGGCCGCTGCACTGGTGCACCTGGGCCTGTAGCGGTGAAGTCGGGCGCCAGTGGCCCGGCACCTTGACCACCGGCGACCAGTCCGGCAGCACGGGCACGCGAGGCGGCGCGAAATCTTCAAAGTCGCCGGCGCCGTAGACCACCTTGCCACCGACCACGGTGAGCACCGATTCGATCCACTTGATGGCTTCCTCGTCGACGCTGAAGAAGTCCGCCGACAGGGCCGCCACGTCCGCCAATTGGCCGACCTT from Pseudomonas yamanorum harbors:
- a CDS encoding LysR family transcriptional regulator, which gives rise to MNPFEDMRLFCQVMESGSFTAAAEHLGLSKQFVSRRLIQLEERLGVRLLNRSTRRLDVTPLGQSYYESALRLLSEVEQVEQGITGQNTDPRGTIRLSAPLSFAMAHLGSLLPLFLQRHPHVTVEVDLSDRPVDLISEGYDLVLRIGTLEDSTLIARRIASVQRVYCASPDYLALHGTPQTPDDLVDHECLPYGHGRQVQWHFKVDGKPHTRNVSGRMRVNNGELLRDAAIAGLGITYLPNFIVAQALQDGRLVALLEDTTPESLTLSAVYPQHRQSSRPVQALIEFLRERLAGGC
- the ycaC gene encoding isochorismate family cysteine hydrolase YcaC, with translation MTYKRLNKDDAVVLLVDHQTGLISLVQDFSPNEFKNNVLALADLAKFFKLPTILTTSFENGPNGPMVPELKELFPDAPYIPRPGQINAWDNADFVQAVKATGRKQLIIAGVVTDVCVTFPTLSALAEGFEVFVVTDASGTFNETVQQAAWARMTAAGAQLVNWFSVACELQGDWRNDMEGLANLLSPRIPNYRNLMNSYSALAAK